Proteins co-encoded in one Camelus bactrianus isolate YW-2024 breed Bactrian camel chromosome 6, ASM4877302v1, whole genome shotgun sequence genomic window:
- the PLD4 gene encoding 5'-3' exonuclease PLD4 isoform X3 has protein sequence MSTRAGPPELQVLGLLAMLGLGTVTLTYLLWQLPLLSTGGRAHPQGGPAGSWGLGSSLAWEPLGGEPQQQPQKDSCRLILVESIPQDLPSLTGSPSAQPLAQAWLQLLDAAQESIHVASFYWSLTGPDIGVNDSSSQLGEALLQKLEQLLDRNVSLAVATSSPTLARKSTDLQVLAARGAQVRRVPLGRLTGGVLHSKFWVVDGRHVYVGSANMDWRSLTQVKELGTIIYNCSRLAQDLEKTFQTYWVLGAPEAVLPKPWPRNFSSHINHFQPLRDHFDGVPTTAYFSVLAGAGHSAAGGGHRQACAGAPAGQLLAQHGPQHVPLPAVPAGPPQPRGQRLRGRVFIVPVGNHSNIPFSRVNHSKFMVTEKTAYIGTSNWSEDYFSSTSGVGLVVTQRASGAQPGVTTVQKQLRQLFERDWSSPYAVGLDGQAQGQDCVWQG, from the exons ATGAGCACCAGGGCAGGACCCCCAGAG TTGCAGGTTCTGGGGTTGCTGGCCATGCTGGGACTGGGCACTGTGACGCTCACCTACCTCCTGTGGCAACTGCCCCTTCTTTCCACCGGGGGCCGAGCACACCCCCAGGGAGGACCTGCCGGGTCCTGGGGCCTTGGCTCCAGCCTGGCCTGGGAGCCCCTGGGAGGGGAGCCCCAGCAGCAGCCGCAGAAGGACTCCTGCCG CCTCATCCTCGTGGAAAGCATCCCCCAGGACCTCCCGTCTCTAACAGGCAGCCCGTCggcccagcccctggcccaggcctggctgcaGCTGCTGGATGCCGCCCAGGAGAGCATCCACGTGGCCTCCTTCTACTGGTCTCTCACGGGCCCCGACATTGGGGTCAACGACTCGTCTTCCCAGCTG GGAGAGGCCCTTCTACAGAAGCTGGAGCAGCTGCTAGACAGGAACGTTTCCTTGGCTGTGGCCACCAGCAGCCCGACGCTGGCCAGGAAGTCCACCGACCTGCAGGTCCTGGCAGCCCGAG GTGCCCAGGTGCGACGCGTGCCCCTGGGGAGGCTGACCGGTGGCGTTTTGCACTCCAAGTTCTGGGTGGTGGATGGGCGGCATGTCTACGTGGGCAGTGCCAACATGGACTGGCGGTCCCTGACGCAG GTGAAGGAGCTCGGCACCATCATCTACAACTGCAGCCGCCTGGCCCAGGACCTGGAGAAGACCTTCCAGACCTACTGGGTGCTGGGGGCGCCAGAGGCAGTCCTCCCCAAACCCTGGCCTCGGAACTTCTCATCCCACATCAACCACTTCCAGCCCCTCCGGGACCACTTTGATGGGGTGCCCACCACGGCCTACTTCTCA gtaCTGGCCGGTGCTGGACACAGCGCTGCGGGCGGCGGCCATCGGCAGGCATGTGCGGGTGCGCCTGCTGGTCAGTTGCTGGCTCAACACGGACCCCAGCATGTTCCCCTACCTGCGGTCCCTGCAGGCCCTCCGCAGCCCCGCGGCCAACGTCTCCGTGGACGTG TCTTCATCGTGCCAGTGGGGAACCACTCCAACATCCCGTTCAGCAGGGTGAACCACAGCAAATTCATGGTCACAGAGAAGACGGCCTACATCG GCACATCCAACTGGTCAGAAGATTATTTTAGCAGCACCTCGGGTGTGGGCCTGGTGGTCACCCAGAGGGCCTCGGGCGCCCAGCCGGGGGTGACCACTGTGCAGAAGCAGCTGCGGCAACTGTTTGAGCGAGACTGGAGCTCCCCTTACGCTGTCGGCCTGGATGGACAAGCCCAGGGTCAGGACTGTGTTTGGCAGGGCTGA
- the PLD4 gene encoding 5'-3' exonuclease PLD4 isoform X4, which yields MSTRAGPPELQVLGLLAMLGLGTVTLTYLLWQLPLLSTGGRAHPQGGPAGSWGLGSSLAWEPLGGEPQQQPQKDSCRLILVESIPQDLPSLTGSPSAQPLAQAWLQLLDAAQESIHVASFYWSLTGPDIGVNDSSSQLGEALLQKLEQLLDRNVSLAVATSSPTLARKSTDLQVLAARGAQVRRVPLGRLTGGVLHSKFWVVDGRHVYVGSANMDWRSLTQVKELGTIIYNCSRLAQDLEKTFQTYWVLGAPEAVLPKPWPRNFSSHINHFQPLRDHFDGVPTTAYFSASPPALCPSGRTRDLDALLEVMGGAREFIYASVMEYFPTTRFRHPTRYWPVLDTALRAAAIGRHVRVRLLVSCWLNTDPSMFPYLRSLQALRSPAANVSVDVSSSCQWGTTPTSRSAG from the exons ATGAGCACCAGGGCAGGACCCCCAGAG TTGCAGGTTCTGGGGTTGCTGGCCATGCTGGGACTGGGCACTGTGACGCTCACCTACCTCCTGTGGCAACTGCCCCTTCTTTCCACCGGGGGCCGAGCACACCCCCAGGGAGGACCTGCCGGGTCCTGGGGCCTTGGCTCCAGCCTGGCCTGGGAGCCCCTGGGAGGGGAGCCCCAGCAGCAGCCGCAGAAGGACTCCTGCCG CCTCATCCTCGTGGAAAGCATCCCCCAGGACCTCCCGTCTCTAACAGGCAGCCCGTCggcccagcccctggcccaggcctggctgcaGCTGCTGGATGCCGCCCAGGAGAGCATCCACGTGGCCTCCTTCTACTGGTCTCTCACGGGCCCCGACATTGGGGTCAACGACTCGTCTTCCCAGCTG GGAGAGGCCCTTCTACAGAAGCTGGAGCAGCTGCTAGACAGGAACGTTTCCTTGGCTGTGGCCACCAGCAGCCCGACGCTGGCCAGGAAGTCCACCGACCTGCAGGTCCTGGCAGCCCGAG GTGCCCAGGTGCGACGCGTGCCCCTGGGGAGGCTGACCGGTGGCGTTTTGCACTCCAAGTTCTGGGTGGTGGATGGGCGGCATGTCTACGTGGGCAGTGCCAACATGGACTGGCGGTCCCTGACGCAG GTGAAGGAGCTCGGCACCATCATCTACAACTGCAGCCGCCTGGCCCAGGACCTGGAGAAGACCTTCCAGACCTACTGGGTGCTGGGGGCGCCAGAGGCAGTCCTCCCCAAACCCTGGCCTCGGAACTTCTCATCCCACATCAACCACTTCCAGCCCCTCCGGGACCACTTTGATGGGGTGCCCACCACGGCCTACTTCTCA GCGTCACCGCCCGCGCTCTGCCCCTCCGGCCGCACCCGGGACCTGGATGCGTTGCTGGAGGTGATGGGGGGCGCCCGGGAGTTCATCTATGCCTCGGTGATGGAGTATTTCCCCACAACTCGCTTCCGCCACCCCACCAG gtaCTGGCCGGTGCTGGACACAGCGCTGCGGGCGGCGGCCATCGGCAGGCATGTGCGGGTGCGCCTGCTGGTCAGTTGCTGGCTCAACACGGACCCCAGCATGTTCCCCTACCTGCGGTCCCTGCAGGCCCTCCGCAGCCCCGCGGCCAACGTCTCCGTGGACGTG TCTTCATCGTGCCAGTGGGGAACCACTCCAACATCCCGTTCAGCAGGGTGA
- the PLD4 gene encoding 5'-3' exonuclease PLD4 isoform X2: MSTRAGPPEVLGLLAMLGLGTVTLTYLLWQLPLLSTGGRAHPQGGPAGSWGLGSSLAWEPLGGEPQQQPQKDSCRLILVESIPQDLPSLTGSPSAQPLAQAWLQLLDAAQESIHVASFYWSLTGPDIGVNDSSSQLGEALLQKLEQLLDRNVSLAVATSSPTLARKSTDLQVLAARGAQVRRVPLGRLTGGVLHSKFWVVDGRHVYVGSANMDWRSLTQVKELGTIIYNCSRLAQDLEKTFQTYWVLGAPEAVLPKPWPRNFSSHINHFQPLRDHFDGVPTTAYFSASPPALCPSGRTRDLDALLEVMGGAREFIYASVMEYFPTTRFRHPTRYWPVLDTALRAAAIGRHVRVRLLVSCWLNTDPSMFPYLRSLQALRSPAANVSVDVKVFIVPVGNHSNIPFSRVNHSKFMVTEKTAYIGTSNWSEDYFSSTSGVGLVVTQRASGAQPGVTTVQKQLRQLFERDWSSPYAVGLDGQAQGQDCVWQG; the protein is encoded by the exons ATGAGCACCAGGGCAGGACCCCCAGAG GTTCTGGGGTTGCTGGCCATGCTGGGACTGGGCACTGTGACGCTCACCTACCTCCTGTGGCAACTGCCCCTTCTTTCCACCGGGGGCCGAGCACACCCCCAGGGAGGACCTGCCGGGTCCTGGGGCCTTGGCTCCAGCCTGGCCTGGGAGCCCCTGGGAGGGGAGCCCCAGCAGCAGCCGCAGAAGGACTCCTGCCG CCTCATCCTCGTGGAAAGCATCCCCCAGGACCTCCCGTCTCTAACAGGCAGCCCGTCggcccagcccctggcccaggcctggctgcaGCTGCTGGATGCCGCCCAGGAGAGCATCCACGTGGCCTCCTTCTACTGGTCTCTCACGGGCCCCGACATTGGGGTCAACGACTCGTCTTCCCAGCTG GGAGAGGCCCTTCTACAGAAGCTGGAGCAGCTGCTAGACAGGAACGTTTCCTTGGCTGTGGCCACCAGCAGCCCGACGCTGGCCAGGAAGTCCACCGACCTGCAGGTCCTGGCAGCCCGAG GTGCCCAGGTGCGACGCGTGCCCCTGGGGAGGCTGACCGGTGGCGTTTTGCACTCCAAGTTCTGGGTGGTGGATGGGCGGCATGTCTACGTGGGCAGTGCCAACATGGACTGGCGGTCCCTGACGCAG GTGAAGGAGCTCGGCACCATCATCTACAACTGCAGCCGCCTGGCCCAGGACCTGGAGAAGACCTTCCAGACCTACTGGGTGCTGGGGGCGCCAGAGGCAGTCCTCCCCAAACCCTGGCCTCGGAACTTCTCATCCCACATCAACCACTTCCAGCCCCTCCGGGACCACTTTGATGGGGTGCCCACCACGGCCTACTTCTCA GCGTCACCGCCCGCGCTCTGCCCCTCCGGCCGCACCCGGGACCTGGATGCGTTGCTGGAGGTGATGGGGGGCGCCCGGGAGTTCATCTATGCCTCGGTGATGGAGTATTTCCCCACAACTCGCTTCCGCCACCCCACCAG gtaCTGGCCGGTGCTGGACACAGCGCTGCGGGCGGCGGCCATCGGCAGGCATGTGCGGGTGCGCCTGCTGGTCAGTTGCTGGCTCAACACGGACCCCAGCATGTTCCCCTACCTGCGGTCCCTGCAGGCCCTCCGCAGCCCCGCGGCCAACGTCTCCGTGGACGTG AAAGTCTTCATCGTGCCAGTGGGGAACCACTCCAACATCCCGTTCAGCAGGGTGAACCACAGCAAATTCATGGTCACAGAGAAGACGGCCTACATCG GCACATCCAACTGGTCAGAAGATTATTTTAGCAGCACCTCGGGTGTGGGCCTGGTGGTCACCCAGAGGGCCTCGGGCGCCCAGCCGGGGGTGACCACTGTGCAGAAGCAGCTGCGGCAACTGTTTGAGCGAGACTGGAGCTCCCCTTACGCTGTCGGCCTGGATGGACAAGCCCAGGGTCAGGACTGTGTTTGGCAGGGCTGA
- the PLD4 gene encoding 5'-3' exonuclease PLD4 isoform X1 produces the protein MSTRAGPPELQVLGLLAMLGLGTVTLTYLLWQLPLLSTGGRAHPQGGPAGSWGLGSSLAWEPLGGEPQQQPQKDSCRLILVESIPQDLPSLTGSPSAQPLAQAWLQLLDAAQESIHVASFYWSLTGPDIGVNDSSSQLGEALLQKLEQLLDRNVSLAVATSSPTLARKSTDLQVLAARGAQVRRVPLGRLTGGVLHSKFWVVDGRHVYVGSANMDWRSLTQVKELGTIIYNCSRLAQDLEKTFQTYWVLGAPEAVLPKPWPRNFSSHINHFQPLRDHFDGVPTTAYFSASPPALCPSGRTRDLDALLEVMGGAREFIYASVMEYFPTTRFRHPTRYWPVLDTALRAAAIGRHVRVRLLVSCWLNTDPSMFPYLRSLQALRSPAANVSVDVKVFIVPVGNHSNIPFSRVNHSKFMVTEKTAYIGTSNWSEDYFSSTSGVGLVVTQRASGAQPGVTTVQKQLRQLFERDWSSPYAVGLDGQAQGQDCVWQG, from the exons ATGAGCACCAGGGCAGGACCCCCAGAG TTGCAGGTTCTGGGGTTGCTGGCCATGCTGGGACTGGGCACTGTGACGCTCACCTACCTCCTGTGGCAACTGCCCCTTCTTTCCACCGGGGGCCGAGCACACCCCCAGGGAGGACCTGCCGGGTCCTGGGGCCTTGGCTCCAGCCTGGCCTGGGAGCCCCTGGGAGGGGAGCCCCAGCAGCAGCCGCAGAAGGACTCCTGCCG CCTCATCCTCGTGGAAAGCATCCCCCAGGACCTCCCGTCTCTAACAGGCAGCCCGTCggcccagcccctggcccaggcctggctgcaGCTGCTGGATGCCGCCCAGGAGAGCATCCACGTGGCCTCCTTCTACTGGTCTCTCACGGGCCCCGACATTGGGGTCAACGACTCGTCTTCCCAGCTG GGAGAGGCCCTTCTACAGAAGCTGGAGCAGCTGCTAGACAGGAACGTTTCCTTGGCTGTGGCCACCAGCAGCCCGACGCTGGCCAGGAAGTCCACCGACCTGCAGGTCCTGGCAGCCCGAG GTGCCCAGGTGCGACGCGTGCCCCTGGGGAGGCTGACCGGTGGCGTTTTGCACTCCAAGTTCTGGGTGGTGGATGGGCGGCATGTCTACGTGGGCAGTGCCAACATGGACTGGCGGTCCCTGACGCAG GTGAAGGAGCTCGGCACCATCATCTACAACTGCAGCCGCCTGGCCCAGGACCTGGAGAAGACCTTCCAGACCTACTGGGTGCTGGGGGCGCCAGAGGCAGTCCTCCCCAAACCCTGGCCTCGGAACTTCTCATCCCACATCAACCACTTCCAGCCCCTCCGGGACCACTTTGATGGGGTGCCCACCACGGCCTACTTCTCA GCGTCACCGCCCGCGCTCTGCCCCTCCGGCCGCACCCGGGACCTGGATGCGTTGCTGGAGGTGATGGGGGGCGCCCGGGAGTTCATCTATGCCTCGGTGATGGAGTATTTCCCCACAACTCGCTTCCGCCACCCCACCAG gtaCTGGCCGGTGCTGGACACAGCGCTGCGGGCGGCGGCCATCGGCAGGCATGTGCGGGTGCGCCTGCTGGTCAGTTGCTGGCTCAACACGGACCCCAGCATGTTCCCCTACCTGCGGTCCCTGCAGGCCCTCCGCAGCCCCGCGGCCAACGTCTCCGTGGACGTG AAAGTCTTCATCGTGCCAGTGGGGAACCACTCCAACATCCCGTTCAGCAGGGTGAACCACAGCAAATTCATGGTCACAGAGAAGACGGCCTACATCG GCACATCCAACTGGTCAGAAGATTATTTTAGCAGCACCTCGGGTGTGGGCCTGGTGGTCACCCAGAGGGCCTCGGGCGCCCAGCCGGGGGTGACCACTGTGCAGAAGCAGCTGCGGCAACTGTTTGAGCGAGACTGGAGCTCCCCTTACGCTGTCGGCCTGGATGGACAAGCCCAGGGTCAGGACTGTGTTTGGCAGGGCTGA